The following DNA comes from Denticeps clupeoides chromosome 14, fDenClu1.1, whole genome shotgun sequence.
AGGGGTGTCGGTTTCGGGCCGCGCTGCTTTGAATGTTTGTGGAGTAATGAAGCAGAGGACCCGGGCTGAGGAGCACCTGACCCCGTACGTAATGGCTCACCGGTTTAGAGCCGAGCGTGACCGCCAGCGCCGCGCGGGTTCTTATTTCTGCAGAGTCACTTTTTTTAACCGTGAACTTTGGAACGGCGTTGGAGCTCCTGGTTCATCTTGGGACTTTCATCCgtgctgttgttgttgctctTCCATGTACAGATAAGAGTGGCCAGTGGTTTATTACATTTATCTATCTGAAGTTCCTGTAATGTGGATCCTTCGTACGTACTGACTAGAGCGGACACGAGGCAGGCACGAGCACGCATAATTGGCGTCACAAGACACGCCCCCTCCCCTCGGCCGCTCTCGGCGTGTCCTCGGACCCGCGGCGTCCCTGTTTGGAAGCGCGCTCACCGCTCTTCTGTTTGGTGCATTTAGGACAAAGGTGGCTTGCATCACTGCAATTGTCCAGCCTTGAAAATAGAACACCACGTGTCCCCTCCCCGCTTGTTCCTGATTGGCTCCCTGGAGGAAGTCACTCCCGCCTCCTGACTAATAAGCGCCCATCGGTGGAAGCAACAGGCTTTCTCTCCAGTCCACCGACGTGACCAAAGGTAGGAGCAACCGGGTCTTCCTTTTCTGAGCCTACGTTTGCTAGATtagcatttttttgtaatatgttgGAGGTGAATTAAGATGCGTTATGAAATCTCCAACCTCGACTGTTTCCGTGGATGTTCCTTAGATGTTCCTTGGGTGTTGTTGGGGTGGTTATGCTGACCTAGATCACCCTCCACGCTATCACTCAATTGATTAGGGGCTTTTATCAGGACCTGGGAACGTCTCTGGAGTCCGAGGATTTGATAACTACTGCGGTAGCAAAGGTAGCTTTAAACAGAAAGCGGTTCTACAGTGTTGGTCGGATTGAAGTCACAGTTGAAGTTAAGTTAAAGGAGAAATGTAGAAGAtctagggggcagtatttcgcTGGCACATGCTAACTTCCAAGAGGACCATGATGAACATGAAAGTGATCTGTGATGCAGCACTTGCACACTCGGCTTGCAGTCGATCGTTCTAATCTAGCGTCCTGATTCTCTTTCTAGTCCCGTCCATTCCTGCAGACGCCTTCAAGAGTCACCAACAAGGAACAGTAGAAGGAAACCTATGGTTTGGAATCCACAGACGCTGTCCTGATCCACTTGGGCTGCGCCCCTACCGCAAGGAGGAACATGGGAGACGTCGTCCAGATGCACTTCTCCACCGTGGACTACGTGATCTTCGCCCTCCTGCTGGTGGCCTCCTCCGGCATCGGCCTGTTTTACGCCTTCTCGGGCGGCCGCCAGCGGACCACGCAGGAGTTCCTGCTGGCCGACCGCAGCATGAGCTGCCTGCCCGTCTCGCTCTCGCTGCTGGCCACCTTCCAGTCGGCCGTGGCCATCCTGGGCGCGCCCTCCGAGATCTACACCCACGGCACCCAGTACTGGTTCCTGGGGTGCTCCTACTTCCTGGGCCTCCTCATCCCTGCCCATGTCTTCATCCCGGTCTTCTACAGGCTCCGCCTCACCAGTGCCTACCAGGTACCGCCTGGGAGTGGGAGGGGAGTGGCCAAGGGGAGTGGCTAATTTGCAAACAAGGTTGCTGTTTGATTGTCCATTTATGCagatacctttttttttttttttttactttttgcaatGCAGAGGAGGTCTCCTCAGAGTTTTTTTAATTGTAGGAACTGGGACACGGTGAGGAATGACGAATGCGCTCtgatggctctgtgtgtgtgtgtgtgtgtttgctctccCCACACAGTACCTCGAGCTCCGCTTTAACAAGACGGTCCGGATTTGTGGAACTGTGACTTTCATATTCCAAATGGTGAGAGGCATTTATTCCCTCCcatttgtttctgtgattttaGCGGCGTAAAGGTGTGTTATGTGTCTTGACTGTGACTTTAAGAccacataaatgtatttatttatactgtgCTGTCTGGATCCTTCTGCCTCTGGCAGGTCATTTATATGGGAGTGGTGCTGTATGCTCCGGCCCTGGCTCTAAATGCAGGTATGAGCCTGAGCAGATGTCTGTTCTGTGCTTCCTTGCATCAATTTATGCAATTATTGGACTaattgtgtgtgggtttttgcTCATATTTTTGCAGTGACTGGATTTGACCTCTGGGGGGCAGTGCTGGCCATGGGGCTCGTTTGCACTTTGTACACGACGCTGGTGAGACTTATTTACTTTGTTCTTTTAAATGAAGGCTTGACGcggatgacctctgaccttcccACGCTCCGTGTGGCGGCAGGGAGGCCTGAAGGCCGTGATCTGGACGGACGTGTTCCAGACCATCGTCATGTTCGCAGGGCAGCTGGCGGTGATCGTGGTGGGCGCGCACCAGGAGGGGGGCATCGCTGAGGTGTGGAGGAAGGCTCGCAATGGGAGTCGCATCGCGGGCTTGGAGTGAGTCCTCAGCACCCAGACGCAGTAAACCGGTCCCTCATCTGGAGGTTTATTGTGCCAAAGTCACGTGGGGCGGGTTCAAGAACACTGATTAGATTTCTTTCTCAGAACGCACGGGAAACTGCGGATATGACCGCTGTGAAGGCCTAGGCAGGTAAAGGGGTGACAATAACGCTGATTATTTCTTATGGTTCCCTATGATTGTACAGCAAGTAGAGGTTTCAGAATTAGAATTGCATTTATTGCGATTCTAAGTATGTGAGTGATCTCATGAATTCATGCAGACTCGTTTTAGGTCTGGAAACGGCAGCCGTAAATAAAATGAAGAGAATTTGGTTCttggtttgtaaaaaaaaacctgcatggAAGCTTTACCTGAAATGTTGCCGTCCACACACGCTgctttaacccccctccacacctgtaggtggcgctgtaactccccgctcgcCTTCTTCGGCGTCTAGTTAAACGcgtcgttgttctccagcctcgtcttttGGTTAGAGATGTGCGGCGTAGAGAGGAGCGTGTTCACCGCCATTGTGGTGTGCAGGAcgcgtttggggttaaaggtcaggttggaagGCGGGCTGACACGTCCGCGTTTTCGCCAGTCCACACGGATACGCGGGAACCCCGTTTTACGCCGTCTCCGAGTGAACGCCCCCCAGAGGGGTCTTCTTGCACGATTTGTGCAGCAGAACGTGAACAACATGGCTGTTCAGACACCTCCTGGCCTGTTCGGTCCCTGGGCGAACGCCCCCTCTGGCATGAACGAGAGCTACTTCGTGccgctccagccagtcagagaatctccgAAGCAGCCATGATGTCAGCTGCCCATGTCGCCCTTTTATAGAATGTAACGTAGTCGGTGTCCAGCTTGTACAGCGGCGTAAATTTACTAAAACAACTTAACACACAGACGTTAATGTCTAAGCCGCTGGCAATATGGCACCCTggagactcgcctatgaacccgaagacccaggttcaaaccccacttactaccatcatgtccctgagcaagacacttaaccctgagtgtctccagggggggactgtccctgtaactactgactgtaagtcgctctggataagggcgtctggtaaatgtaaaccgGCCAGTAATTGCTCTACCGCTCTGTAGTTTATAAAGCGCCGCTCGTCTGATTCTCCCACAGCCTGAACCCCGACCCCCTGGAGCGGCACACCTTCTGGAccctgggggtggggggcgtcTTCCTCATGCTGGCCCTGTATGGGGTGAACCAGGCCCAGGTGCAGCGGTACCTCAGTTCCCGCACCGAGAAGGAGGCCGTCATGTGAGTGTGACCGGGGAAGGCGGTTCCCGCCCGTGCTGCGGCTATGGTTCAGCTCAGGTGACGTtgtggctctttcttctttccatttttattccaaGGTCGTGCTATGCAGTGTTTCCATGCCAGCAGATCGTGCTGACGCTGGGCTGCTTGATGGGACTGGTCATGTATGCTCGATACGGGGAGGAGAGTCCTCTCGATAAGGGCTATGTGAAGACCAATGACCAGGTTTGTCTTCGGGAGCACATTATAATAATTCAGACATATTAAATGAAAGATGGAGGGGgaacaaaaatattacagcatttaccagacacccttatccagagcgacttacaatcagtcattacagggacagtctccccctggagacactcagggttaagtgtcttgctcagggacactactAGCACCCCTACATCAGTTGGTGGAAATGGCCCTTGGCCTCAAGCCACGTCTCCAGGGTGCCATGTTGCCAGCGGTTTAGACATTAACGTCTGTGTGTTGCGTTATTTTAGTAAATTTACACCGTTATACAAGCTGGACACCAACTACGTTACATTCTATAAAAGTGTTGCATCTTCAGCCAAGGAAAgagataataaaatattaacagaaATGTCTCACTTTAGTGACATACTGTAGTTTAGTGAGTACTGTAGTGGTCAATTTTTTACATATTGTTCcacttcattttacatttagagcatttaccagatgcccttatccagagcgacttagtcagaatttacagggacagtcccccctggagcaacttagggttaagtgtcctgctcagggacacgatggtagtaagtgggaaatGAACTTCCACTTCATTTGGCTGAAATTAAAATCTTTATTGAATAATGTCCCTCCTacgtggtcttttttttttttttttttttttatttctctcctctAGATGGTGCTGTACTTCGTCATGGACGTGCTGGGACAGCTCCCCGGCCTTCCAGGACTGTTTGTAGCCTGTCTGTTCAGCGGGGCTCTGAGGTGAGACCGTAGCGGGCGATAGAGCTGTTAAACGAGTCGGTAAACGAGCGGTCTGGTCTGTAGTACCTGTCCTTTCTGCTTGTATATCTGTTTCGCATGTTCACAATTTGTTTTACTGAATGCTAATTGGTTTTGTGAAATAAATcggccaccgtcgtcaggtgatgctCTTTAATTACCgtgagagagatgcgaaaatgctgaggaggtgaaatggatGCGGTTACCCTGgcgatggggcagtggtggcctagcggttaaggaagcggccctgtaatcagaaggttgccggttcgaatcccgatccgccagggtgccactgaggtgtcactgagcaaagcaccgtccccacacactgctccccgggcgcctgtcatggccgcccactgctcactcagggtgatgggttaaatgcagaggacaaatttcactgtgtgcaccgtgtgctgtgctgctgtgtatcacgtgtgacaatcacttcactttaaagccGCACGTTTCCTTTTCCCGCTTTTTCcctcagcttttaaaaagctggacTTGTCGGGTCGGGCCTAACtttttacatttagggcatttaccatacgcccttatctacagcgacttacagggacagtccccccctggagacactcagggttaagtgtcctgctcagggacacgatggtagtaagtggggtttgaacctgggtcttctggtacatagttgagtgtgttacccgctaggccactaccacccagtagttttTAGGCCAGATTACAGCTCTAGGATCCGTGCTCCATGCACATTTGCTCGCTCTCTGCAGCACGATCTCATCTGCGTTCAATTCCTTGGCGACCGTAACGATGGAGGACCTGATCAAGCCCCACTTCCCCCAGATGAAGGAGTCCCGGGCCACGCTGATCTCCAAAGCCCTCGGTGAGTGCTGCACTTCACCCCTCCGCCACCTTGAAAAACACAGTTCAGTCCGCCTGACCGACCGGCCCGATTCCTCCACCAGCGCTGGGTTACGGCCTGGTGTGCCTGGCCATGGCCTACATCGCCTCCCTGATGGGCTCCGTGCTGCAGGTGAGGTCTCCTCGCTGGACATGCTCTGGAATGCATTCGGCAGGATGTTCTCGATGGTGAACTGTTGCCTGTCTTCTCCCACTCGCTCCACTTCCTGCTTCAGGCGGCGCTCAGTATTTTCGGGATGGTGGGTGGTCCGCTCCTTGGCCTGTTCTGTCTGGGAATGTTCTTCCCCTGGGCTAACTCCATCGTAAGTGCAGCTCTGGCCAGACCCTGACACCAAGAAACGAATTTCCGAATTAATTAGCGTCCCCGCAGGGCGCCGTGACGGGCCTGGTGGCCGGCCTGCTCATGGCTTTCTGGGTGGGCATCGGCAGCTTCGTCGGTCGCGTGTCGGCCAGCGCCCCTCTGCCGCCGCTGAATGTCACTGTGCCCAATGTGACTGCTGTCGCCATGACAACCATGGGCCCTGTCACTCTGAAGCCCAGGTCAGTCCAAACTCATTATTAACATACTAAtagttcaaatgtaaaaaaaaaatatatatacagtgaaATGTAGAATGATCGATCAGAATTTTTACCATATAATGTCACCagcatgtaaaatgtgtaagtGGATTATTAACTTTGTCGTGTGCTTGTCAGGCCCAGTGGACTGCAGGCCCTGTACTCCCTGTCCTACATGTGGTACAGCGCTCATAACTCCACCACCGTGGTGCTGGTGGGGCTGGTGGTGAGCCTCCTCACTGGTAGGACATCGCATTTTAATCATCTGTATCAAATAAGTGCTGTATtgctgcattgtgggtaattgaCGCTCAAACATCCCAGGTCCCATGAAAGAGAAGGAGTTGACCCCAGGCACCGTGTACCCACTGCTGGGGAACCTGCTGTTCTTCCTGCCAGAACGATTCAGGGAGAAGCTCTGCTGCATTATGCCACTGGAGGACAAGGTGACGAACCTGCagtaattcaaattcaaattttatttgtcacatacacagtcatgcacagtatggtatgcagtgaaatgcttttttgcgactgctacagaccacaatattgcaaatattgaaattatacaatgaaaaccaatatgcaaatattgcaaacattacacttttacgtctttaacataaaatatgtgtaacaggtggggtgaatgtgtgcaaatgagtggaaaaactatgtataaaaaataataaaattttctttttttttttttttttattctttcttccaCCTGCAGTCGAAGATGATAGACAGACAGCCCTACCAGATGGCGCAGAAGGAGAACAACGGTGTAGCTCACCccaaagaagaggaaaaacTGGGCGAAGGGGAGACCTCGGCAGGGGCGGATGAAGAGACCATCTCGTGTCCTTTGACCCACATGGTACAGGAGACGGCCTTGTGACCTCGTATCCCCACCACCAGGCTTGTGGAAGTAGAGCGGTGGACGAGGGTGAAGATGAGGCCACGGTCTCTGTTTAGCTTCTTGTCGAGGTGTCTACGTGTTTTCCAGTCCCCGAGTCATTTAATAGTTTCTTCAAATATCATTTTATTCCACAACTGTGGAACGTCGTGTTTGCAGGTTCGAGCATCTGCACTGCCTGGTGTGCGGCAGAAGATAAAAGAGAACGGAACAGGCATGGTTCACTAGAACATAGAATCCATTCACCTGTCACCTGCCTAAATCCAGGAGGTCCCCTCTGACCCATCTTGGCGTGGCCTCCACTAGACCCCTGAATGGGTCAGAGTTGCTAGATCTGGAGAATTTAAACCATTTTTGCAGAGTCAGCCTGTACTGCCACCGGTCTCCGTGAAGTGGCTGCCCACGACCTTCTCAGGCCCCTTGGAACACCTTTGGAAGGTCCTGAACGCTGCAGACTGGAAACATCCCACGAGAGCAGCCGTCCCATGTCTTCCTGCGCtcccacagccaggtcccactTTCACCAGTTCATCAGTGTTATGCCTGGTTGGTGCATTCATTTGGTTCGTTTAAGCAGGTTCGGAAAGAGCTAGACTcatgtgagaagaaaaaaagaaccatgGAAGCGACCATCTTCATCTGAAAACCTGAAATCTTAAAGTGTCCATGTGTCCAAAGTGTCCATgttcttattttattacatttctagtctgttttttttttttttttttttttttttattgcaacaaCCTTGGACCAACGTTCTCTCACCTCTGACTGCTGAGGTCTGAATGGGGCTGAGGACTGAGCTTTCAGGACACAAATTGAGCCAATCAGAAGCGCTTTAGCCTTTCAGGAACGGCAACGTGCCAAATGGGTTCGACAGGACCATAAGTAACGTGTCATTCTACCCGTCATCGTTCATCAAGCGTTCGTCCCGAGTCCTTCTCGCATTTCCACGTCTCCCCTTTAATATTCATGTCTtagctgttctcagatcaggtcTTATGCCTCGATGCGggaataatgatgatgatgataataataataagggtTCAATACCTGCTGCACAGACGCCAGCCGTGCAGTCGTCATCACTCCTCCTTCTGCGTCGCTCTGTCATCGTCGCGTGGAAACTGGTCCTAGCCCTCCTTTCCATCTCCATGGCTGTCCTGGACGTGGCATGTAGTTGACGTTCTCGTGGGGTTGGCATGGCAGCCCGGtgctgtgttgtttttgtgtgttctcCGTGTTGCGTGTGGTAATTGTGAACTATTTTCTGTTCGGGTTGGTTGTCTTTTTGTGAGGAACATTCTCCATCATCTCATCAAGGTTCAGCATGAAGAACCGGACCTCTCTTAAGCCATAAAGTCTTGACCTGCCTTTTATTGTGATGCTGGATGGAATGTTGAGTCCATGAGGAGATTTTAAAGGTTCTACTTTCAGACGTGTTGTGACcgattttctgtacattttttaaaagatctTGTAAACTGATTTAGtatttttatgactttttttttttttttttttttatactgttctGGGAGGATTGGGGCATTTTTGAACAGACTTGGCCAGAAGCGAGACTATTCTCTCAACACTAAGTATAGCAGCAGGCCGCTTGAAGATGAACGTGTTTACAGGAACACTGATGATTTATGGAAGCACAGATCCTATCAATCTTCTCTAAATGAGCGTGTATTTTAATTCCCAGCCTATGAACTGGACCTCCTCAGACCTTCTCCAAGTCTGGTACGAAACAGAACGCGTGTCTCGGTTCTCCGAGGTTGGCCTTAAAAAGCGATGGTTCTCAGTcctaaagaaacaaaaaaaaaaaacaaccctgtACACTGTGTCCAAATATGCAGAGCAGAGAagatgtgtatattttttattactggTGTATATTGAATGCTGGACTTGCATTTATATTTGGTTTCGTTTGATGTCTTGTGCCTGAAGTTACTTGAATACGACGACTCGAGTAGGACCCTTGAAATAGAAGCAGTTCAAAGGTCAGCGAGATCAGCCTGAGgactattcatttatttcttgtgtagcccaaaatcacatacagtacgtctcaatgggctttgacaggccctacagttgacgtCCCCCCCACTTGACCTATTCTTTGGTTAAACCATCTAGCTAAATTGATCTTTTGTTGCTGACCGGTCAGGTCGGTTGAAGTGTTTGCAGGACACGCCCACACCCCATTGGTTATTTCTCTAATCGAAACAGGACTTCGAGGAAGTAGTCACACTATAAAAGGCTTGTCCAACCATCTCTTCACCCAAGTCGTCGCGACGGAAATAAATATTACGTTGCgctgatatttatttttgaaataattttccATTTCCCTCTCGTGTCCATTCCAAATTCCACAAGCAGTGAAGTCTGACCAGCTTACTGCTTTGGCCGTGCCTTCATTCACCGCCTCTTCGCTGGTCTCTGGAGTTCAACGCGAACTTGGTAAAGCACACGAAGAGGCACCGCTGTTCGTCTAAATAgcgatgagtttttttttttttttttttttaagacgtAATAATTCTTCTTGTTGTATGAAGATCCACTCTGTGCCACCAGATGAAATTCTATATGTAACAGTAATGGAATCAAGTGTTTGTAGTATTTTGAAGAATAAAAACCTGCTGTCCAATGTGTTTTATGGGATCTGGTTTTTAATAGTATGATTTTTTCTGAGCATCGTTCTATACGTTCGGCGCTCTGTAGAAAGCTCCATATTAATAAAGACTGATGTTGCATCAGAGTGTCCCAGACCGGAGAACGTCCCCAGGTCCGTCCTGCGAGACGTCACTCACGTGGGCCGGAGGCCTCGGTGCGAACAGGCTGTACAGGAAGCCGGGGTAAACAGCGGCGGGAGGATGAAAGCCGATGCTTATTTGGAAGGAAAGTGCAGTCTTGGACGCCGCAGCGCGTCCGTCTCCCACGAGCCGCAGACTCCTTCGCTCTCCGTGAGTTGTGCCTTCCTCCCGCGCTCCGGTCAGGCCAAGGCGGGGAGTGTGGCCAGGGTGCAGCATAAATCCCGCCGGGCCGGTTTAATTACGCTGCCGCTGAGAGGCTGACCACTGGCCTTCGTCCGGCTGGTGCTAATGCAGTGGCACGCTGTGCAATTCTCACGTGGTTGCCGCTTGACCTCCCGCCCCGTGACCCCTGTCTTAGTAGCGCGGGTTGGCCAGTCCAATTTACCCATTAATATGCGGGAAAAGAGGATTATCCACGGACCAGACAGATTTATGGGGTTAGCCTTGACCGCTGCACCTTTTTGCCGATGGACTTGAGCCCAAGTTGTGCAAAGGGGGagacaagcaaataaaaaaaacatttaaaaaaaaaaaaaagatgaaatctGGTCTTTCGTCCAATTACGAAGAGAATAACCTTCCTTCTGCGTGCTTGTTCtcaaatatgcatttattcCCTGTGGGGACTTTCTGAACGTCCTTGGAATACACCATGTGATAAACTGGCTTAGGCTTCCACTTTCCCCCCTAATTTTAAAAGCACGAGCAGCGGAACATTCACGAGGTTGAAACTCCGAGGCGCTCAGCTGGACTCGCCGTTGCCAGGAGTTCCCACAACATTCCTCCCCTCGTGTTAATCAGACCGTCCATTTACTCCCATTCAGAGCAGGCCGCTGATAACGTCTCTCCTTTATCTTACACAACTAGATATTCATATTTTAGGGTGCAATAAACACATTTGCTgcaaagtcaaataaaaaaaaaagtggcttttatttttattcttttccttAAGAGCAAgagagaatattttattttccaaattttattaaaaaaaaaaaaaaagaaccttgtTTGCAATGACTATGAATGAAGATTTAATTTTCCTGATGCATCAGCTGTGAATCAGCAGGAACCCCctaaatatttcaatttcatgAACATTGCATATAGAAGGTTTAAAGTGCAGGAAGAGAGTCCACGCCGGCCACCGGTGTGGACGTGGCGGAATCGTCCTGGTTGGCCGGGACGCCCGTCAGCAGCTCCCCCACGCTTCCGCAGTACAGCAGGGAGCGCATTGGCCACTTCTTTGAAGGGGGACATTACAGGACGGTCAGCGCGCTCGGTCTGATCCAGCGCTCATGCTATGAGGATCTGGGGCCCTACCTTGACTGGGTGCAGGAAGCCCCCGGCTCTGCTGGGGTACTCGTTCAGGGCGGCGCCCTGGTCCAGGACCTCGGTCAGGTGGGCGATGTAGTTGGCGGCCAGGACGAGCACGTCCAGCTTGGACAGCTTGGTGTCGGGGGGCACGGAGGGCAGGGCCGCCTGCAGCCTGTGGAAGGCCTCGCGCAGGTTCCTCACGCGGCTCCTCTCCCTCGCCGCGTTCTCGGGGGACGTGTGGCTCTTCGCCCCCGCGTCCGGGTCCGTCTGAGCAGAAAGACGCGGTTCACACTACGGGAGCGGCATTCGGCAGCATTTCCGCGTCTTGAGAGCCTCCGCAGGTCCAACTCACCCACTTCTTGGCCTGTTTCCGTGCCGACGGGCCGCGTCTCTTGCCGAGCAGCCTCGCCTCCCTCGCGGCGCCCATCTTGGCCGGGCTGGGCACGGTGTCCTCCTGCGCGCTTTCGTCCATTAAGAACGCTCGGCAGCTCTGTGGCGGTGCCGTACGAGCCCCTCTGAAGAGCTGCGCGAGGAGGCTGTCTCCGCCCATCTCCGCCCGGAGGCCCGCATCCTCTTCCCTCGCCTTGCCCTTATCTGGTGAGGTAATGCGGACATCTTCAAGCGTCCCGTTATCTGCGCCGTCACGGCCCCCTCGCCTCCCACGGGCGTAGCGCTGCCAAGGGAGCAGCCTCAGGGGAACCCGCTGGTGTCCCCGGCCGCGCCTGGGAAAGGGTACtaccttgacctctgacctgtggaGGCGAGCTTGCGAAGCCTTGTCACTGTGACCAGGCTTTTACCGCAGCTGTTACCacggtgccaaaaaaaaaaaaaacagacaagacCGACAAGCAAGAGCCGACTGGAGttcttttattaaatcagaAGGAAAAAAGCGTGAATCAGACAATCAGACAGACGAATTAGATTCAAATATTCGTGTGAATGAAACGCGGCGAAATGTAAAAAGCGGCCGCGTCGCAGCTGTTGCTCTACAATCGCCGCCAAACTACTGCAAGAAAGTAATTTATGGATTAAACGTACGGATAATATATATTCGCAATCTTTTCTGCGGCTCGCGGCCATCCATCTGGCCGCGCATTCCTTGTTCGTGGGCTGGCGAGGATAATGAGGAGCGCGAGCGGACCTGCATCTGGTCCCGGCCTACTTCTTCCCCTCCACGACCTTGATGAACTTCTGGATGTCCTGCGCCATGAGCCCCGGCTCCTCCATGGCGGCGAAGTGTCCTCCGCGGGCCATGGTGGTGTAGGTCTTCAGCTTGTGGTTCTTCTGCTTGGCCCACAGCTTGGGCGTGTGCATCAGCTCGTTGGGGAAGGCGGCCACGCCAGTGGGCACGGTCACGGGGATCCTGTGGAGATGATGTTGAAATTTTCAtagaacctgggactttgtggtcttctggtttatagacggGCATCTGAGCTACTACCAGCCACCCTGAACATCTGACTATCGTACCTGGCGTGAGGTGGGTAGAAGCCTTTGGCAAAATTCTCCTTGTAGAATCTCATTGAAGAAGTGATGGAGCCAGTTGTCCAGTAGATCATCACGTTGGTCAGAAGGTCCTCCAGGGAA
Coding sequences within:
- the LOC114763516 gene encoding sodium-dependent multivitamin transporter-like, producing MGDVVQMHFSTVDYVIFALLLVASSGIGLFYAFSGGRQRTTQEFLLADRSMSCLPVSLSLLATFQSAVAILGAPSEIYTHGTQYWFLGCSYFLGLLIPAHVFIPVFYRLRLTSAYQYLELRFNKTVRICGTVTFIFQMVIYMGVVLYAPALALNAVTGFDLWGAVLAMGLVCTLYTTLGGLKAVIWTDVFQTIVMFAGQLAVIVVGAHQEGGIAEVWRKARNGSRIAGLDLNPDPLERHTFWTLGVGGVFLMLALYGVNQAQVQRYLSSRTEKEAVMSCYAVFPCQQIVLTLGCLMGLVMYARYGEESPLDKGYVKTNDQMVLYFVMDVLGQLPGLPGLFVACLFSGALSTISSAFNSLATVTMEDLIKPHFPQMKESRATLISKALALGYGLVCLAMAYIASLMGSVLQAALSIFGMVGGPLLGLFCLGMFFPWANSIGAVTGLVAGLLMAFWVGIGSFVGRVSASAPLPPLNVTVPNVTAVAMTTMGPVTLKPRPSGLQALYSLSYMWYSAHNSTTVVLVGLVVSLLTGPMKEKELTPGTVYPLLGNLLFFLPERFREKLCCIMPLEDKSKMIDRQPYQMAQKENNGVAHPKEEEKLGEGETSAGADEETISCPLTHMVQETAL
- the LOC114763640 gene encoding transcription factor 24-like — translated: MQVRSRSSLSSPAHEQGMRGQMDGREPQKRLRIYIIHKGKAREEDAGLRAEMGGDSLLAQLFRGARTAPPQSCRAFLMDESAQEDTVPSPAKMGAAREARLLGKRRGPSARKQAKKWTDPDAGAKSHTSPENAARERSRVRNLREAFHRLQAALPSVPPDTKLSKLDVLVLAANYIAHLTEVLDQGAALNEYPSRAGGFLHPVKKWPMRSLLYCGSVGELLTGVPANQDDSATSTPVAGVDSLPAL